A single Williamwhitmania sp. DNA region contains:
- a CDS encoding TraR/DksA C4-type zinc finger protein → MAEKEKTRYSDEELAEFKEIILQKLEKARRDYETLKASITNSESNDTQDTSPTFKILEEGASTLSKEESGKLAQRQLKFISHLEAALIRIQNKTYGICRETGKLISKDRLKAVPHATLSIEAKNSQQ, encoded by the coding sequence ATGGCTGAAAAAGAGAAGACAAGGTACTCGGATGAGGAGCTTGCAGAATTCAAGGAAATAATTCTGCAAAAACTTGAAAAGGCCCGCAGGGATTACGAGACGCTTAAAGCTTCCATTACAAATAGTGAGAGCAACGACACTCAAGATACCTCACCAACCTTCAAGATTCTTGAAGAAGGGGCTTCAACGCTTTCAAAGGAAGAATCGGGAAAGTTGGCTCAGCGGCAGCTGAAGTTTATTTCTCACCTAGAGGCAGCACTCATTCGCATCCAGAACAAAACTTACGGCATTTGCCGTGAAACTGGAAAATTAATTTCCAAGGATCGCTTGAAGGCGGTTCCGCATGCCACCTTAAGCATCGAAGCAAAGAATAGCCAACAGTAG